Proteins co-encoded in one Nonlabens agnitus genomic window:
- a CDS encoding phytoene desaturase family protein: MSKKTAVIGSGFSSLAAASYLAASGHQVTVYEKNDTVGGRARRLEKDGFTFDIGPSWYWMPDIFERFFADFGKTPSDYYELDKLNPAYSVYFENDRIQIGDDLEKIKATFESIESGSAAKLQEFMDTSSENYDIAIKNLVYRPGESPLELVTPQTIKKIGAFIGNVSKDVRKKFKDPRLVSILEFPVLFLGATPGNTPSFYNFMNYADFGLGTWHPKGGMYEVILGMKKLAEELGVVIKTNSPVTEILVNDQQRAEGISLSGEVHLYDNVLSGADYHHSETLLPEKLRQYSESYWERKTFAPSSLIFYVGFDKKLINVDHHNLFFDTDFTKHANEIYEDPKWPEDPLFYANFTSITDSSTAPDGCENGFFLIPLAPGLEDTPELRETYFKKILDRFEKLTDQKVMDHILFKESFCVNDFKEAYNSYKGNAYGMANTLLQTAFLRPNLRSRKVKSLYFTGQLTVPGPGVPPSLISGKLAAQLINKHINR; the protein is encoded by the coding sequence ATGAGTAAAAAAACAGCCGTAATAGGTTCGGGTTTTTCTTCCCTTGCCGCGGCCTCTTATCTGGCGGCATCTGGCCACCAAGTCACCGTTTATGAAAAAAATGATACGGTAGGTGGTAGAGCACGCAGGCTAGAAAAAGATGGCTTTACCTTTGACATAGGTCCATCCTGGTACTGGATGCCAGATATATTTGAACGCTTCTTTGCAGATTTTGGTAAGACACCGTCTGATTATTATGAACTGGATAAACTCAATCCTGCTTATTCGGTTTACTTTGAAAATGATCGCATACAAATAGGCGACGATCTTGAAAAGATCAAAGCTACTTTTGAGTCCATAGAGTCTGGAAGCGCTGCAAAGCTTCAAGAGTTTATGGATACTTCCAGTGAGAATTATGACATTGCCATTAAAAATCTTGTTTATAGGCCAGGCGAATCTCCTTTAGAGCTAGTCACGCCGCAGACGATTAAAAAGATAGGAGCTTTTATTGGAAATGTCTCCAAGGACGTTCGCAAAAAATTCAAGGACCCTAGATTGGTTTCCATTCTGGAATTTCCCGTCTTGTTTCTGGGCGCTACACCTGGAAACACACCTAGTTTCTATAATTTCATGAATTATGCAGATTTTGGTTTAGGCACATGGCACCCTAAAGGCGGTATGTATGAGGTCATCCTGGGAATGAAAAAACTTGCCGAGGAACTAGGCGTTGTTATCAAAACTAACTCACCAGTCACAGAAATTTTAGTCAATGATCAGCAGCGTGCAGAAGGTATCTCCTTGAGTGGAGAAGTGCATCTTTACGACAATGTGCTCTCTGGTGCAGATTATCATCATTCTGAAACTTTGCTTCCTGAAAAATTGAGACAATACTCAGAGAGTTATTGGGAAAGAAAAACGTTTGCACCTAGCTCTTTGATATTCTATGTTGGTTTTGACAAGAAATTAATAAATGTTGACCATCATAACCTGTTCTTTGATACGGATTTCACCAAACACGCTAATGAAATTTATGAGGATCCCAAATGGCCAGAAGATCCTTTATTCTACGCAAACTTTACATCAATAACGGATTCTAGCACCGCACCTGACGGCTGTGAAAATGGTTTTTTTCTAATCCCACTAGCTCCAGGATTAGAAGACACACCAGAATTAAGGGAAACCTATTTCAAAAAAATACTGGATAGGTTTGAAAAACTGACCGATCAAAAAGTGATGGATCATATTCTTTTCAAAGAGTCTTTTTGTGTAAACGATTTTAAAGAGGCTTATAATAGTTACAAGGGAAATGCTTATGGCATGGCCAATACTTTACTACAAACTGCATTTCTTAGACCTAATTTAAGAAGTAGAAAGGTAAAAAGTCTTTACTTTACAGGTCAGCTAACGGTTCCTGGTCCTGGCGTACCGCCTTCATTGATATCCGGTAAACTGGCTGCCCAATTGATTAACAAACATATCAATCGATGA
- a CDS encoding MerR family transcriptional regulator gives MIKSTFSIKDLENLSGIKAHTIRIWEKRHHLLEPDRSETNIRVYNLHALQKILNVSYLKNTGMKISAIATLSNEEIEHRVRTQAESAHQHNLRLQELKLAMVNFDENLFNNVYEAELSQKGFDKVFYDLLIPLLEELGSLWQTNTINIAHEHFISNLIKQKLLIQTQVLDSRQESLDSPTYILFLPENEMHDLGLLFLNYRLRSAGFHTIFLGASMKLDTLSFFQRNGQNPTFVTFITVQPTSKKLPKFLKKFNSKVNQAPLVLLGTKTADLDQEILTPNQKVFKSIEHAMNYFEEQLQSI, from the coding sequence TTGATCAAAAGTACCTTCTCCATAAAAGATCTAGAAAACCTAAGTGGTATCAAGGCACATACGATACGCATCTGGGAAAAGAGACATCATTTACTGGAACCTGATCGCAGTGAAACTAACATCAGAGTTTATAATCTTCATGCTCTTCAAAAAATTCTCAACGTGAGTTATCTGAAGAATACGGGAATGAAGATCAGTGCCATCGCTACCTTGAGTAATGAAGAGATAGAACACAGGGTTCGTACTCAAGCAGAATCAGCACATCAACATAACCTTAGGTTGCAAGAATTGAAGCTGGCCATGGTCAATTTTGATGAAAACCTATTTAATAACGTTTATGAAGCAGAATTATCTCAAAAAGGTTTTGACAAGGTCTTTTATGACTTACTCATACCTCTTTTAGAAGAATTGGGTAGTTTATGGCAAACCAATACCATCAACATTGCGCATGAGCATTTTATAAGTAATCTTATCAAGCAAAAGCTCTTGATACAGACTCAAGTATTAGATAGCCGTCAGGAATCGTTAGACTCACCAACGTATATTCTCTTCTTGCCAGAGAATGAAATGCATGATTTAGGACTTTTATTTTTGAACTATAGGTTGCGATCTGCAGGATTCCATACCATTTTCTTAGGTGCAAGTATGAAGTTGGACACGTTATCTTTTTTCCAGCGTAATGGTCAAAACCCAACTTTTGTTACCTTTATCACTGTGCAACCTACTTCTAAAAAACTACCTAAGTTTCTCAAGAAATTTAATTCTAAGGTCAATCAGGCTCCTTTAGTGTTATTAGGAACAAAAACTGCCGACTTAGATCAAGAAATATTGACGCCCAACCAAAAAGTCTTCAAGAGTATCGAGCATGCCATGAACTATTTTGAAGAGCAATTACAATCTATATGA
- a CDS encoding shikimate kinase produces MQLENKKPVSYILLGYMGSGKSTVGQVLASLTSLPFIDLDDYIEAQESMSISQIIAQKGIIYFRKQELLHLKSVLKRRESIVLSLGGGTPCYYNNMELINEKPESRSIYLRANVPFLAQRLFEERQTRPLIAGIDTRDELAEFIGKHLLERSAFYNQAHKVVEIENKTPQEIALEILDLA; encoded by the coding sequence TTGCAATTAGAGAATAAAAAGCCCGTCAGTTATATTTTGCTGGGCTACATGGGATCTGGTAAAAGTACTGTAGGACAAGTACTTGCGTCCTTGACTTCACTGCCCTTTATAGATCTCGATGATTACATAGAAGCGCAGGAATCGATGTCTATCTCCCAAATTATCGCCCAAAAGGGAATAATTTATTTCAGAAAACAAGAATTATTGCACTTAAAATCAGTTTTAAAACGACGAGAGTCCATCGTTTTATCACTTGGTGGTGGTACACCATGTTACTATAATAATATGGAGCTGATTAATGAAAAACCTGAAAGTCGATCGATTTACCTAAGAGCAAACGTTCCTTTTCTTGCCCAACGACTATTTGAAGAAAGACAAACCAGACCATTAATTGCAGGAATTGACACTAGGGACGAACTCGCAGAATTTATAGGTAAGCATCTTTTAGAAAGGTCAGCGTTTTATAATCAGGCCCATAAAGTGGTGGAAATCGAGAATAAAACACCACAAGAAATCGCGCTAGAGATTCTTGATCTAGCTTAA
- a CDS encoding phosphoribosyltransferase domain-containing protein yields the protein MEILNHEQVNHKIRRIAYQIAEVYMEHDEIILAGIADGGYVLARRLKDQLEHICEFQITLCEVKMDKKNPLAEIHTSLSPDKYKEKGIVLCDDVLNSGTTLIYAVRHFLNVPLKKFKTAVLVNRNHKKFPVKADFKGISLSTTMEEHITVILDHKASSVSLS from the coding sequence ATGGAGATTCTAAATCACGAGCAGGTCAATCATAAAATAAGACGCATCGCATATCAAATTGCGGAAGTCTATATGGAGCATGACGAGATCATTCTTGCTGGTATTGCAGATGGTGGCTACGTTCTGGCAAGACGGTTAAAAGACCAGCTGGAACATATTTGTGAGTTCCAGATCACGCTGTGCGAGGTGAAAATGGATAAGAAAAATCCGCTAGCCGAAATTCATACCAGCCTATCTCCTGATAAGTATAAAGAAAAGGGAATCGTGTTGTGCGATGATGTGTTGAACTCTGGAACGACTCTTATCTATGCAGTGAGGCACTTTCTTAATGTACCACTGAAAAAATTTAAGACGGCTGTACTCGTAAACCGAAATCACAAAAAGTTTCCTGTCAAAGCAGATTTTAAAGGGATCTCACTTTCCACCACTATGGAAGAGCATATTACCGTGATCCTGGACCATAAAGCCAGTAGTGTTTCTTTAAGCTAG
- a CDS encoding RNA-binding S4 domain-containing protein produces MRIDKFLWSVRYYKTRSKATDAAKKGKFKINGDIVKPARDVYPGDVITLRKDQIDYVVEVLDLPSSRVGNKLVDLYRVDRTPTENFEARKMIELNQDYYRRKGEGRPTKKDRRDLGNLLNGDLEEE; encoded by the coding sequence ATGCGCATCGATAAATTTTTATGGTCAGTACGATACTACAAGACACGCAGTAAAGCTACAGACGCCGCAAAAAAGGGAAAGTTTAAAATCAACGGCGATATTGTCAAACCTGCAAGGGATGTCTATCCTGGTGATGTGATCACGCTGCGCAAGGACCAGATCGATTATGTGGTCGAGGTTCTGGACCTGCCATCCAGCCGTGTGGGCAACAAACTGGTAGATCTCTATAGAGTGGATCGTACGCCAACAGAAAATTTTGAGGCTCGCAAGATGATCGAGCTCAACCAGGACTACTATCGCCGCAAAGGTGAAGGCAGGCCTACCAAAAAAGACCGGCGCGATCTTGGAAATTTGTTGAACGGTGACCTTGAAGAAGAGTGA
- a CDS encoding FKBP-type peptidyl-prolyl cis-trans isomerase: MNYLKKIGCIAFIAAILISCGSDDDDVTIEIRDPQEVYEEDLAEITTFLQTHFYNQDEFENTPDGEDFQIVFDTIAGDNSDRIPLSEQVTSRTLRRDDIDYQVFVLNVRQGSGDRQPTFADSTLVTYTGSLLNGSVFDTSVNPVWLDLPGSSTTFGVVDGFAAGIEGFNDATTTIANPDGTVSFRNGGIGAMFIPSGLGYFSSSPVGIPPYSPLIFTFQLRRVKFTDHDGDGILSIYEDLNGDKDLRSAGFLDNTDRDFNQNRLPLYNYIDRDDDGDGILTKDENPDPNGDGNPNDALDTDGDGIPDYLDNRTEV, encoded by the coding sequence ATGAATTATTTGAAAAAAATAGGTTGTATAGCCTTCATTGCAGCAATATTGATTTCTTGTGGTAGCGACGATGATGATGTGACCATCGAAATTAGAGATCCACAAGAGGTATATGAAGAAGACCTTGCGGAAATCACTACATTTTTACAAACTCACTTTTACAATCAGGATGAGTTTGAGAACACTCCAGATGGCGAGGACTTTCAAATTGTCTTTGATACCATAGCTGGTGATAATTCAGATCGCATTCCTTTGTCCGAGCAGGTCACTTCAAGAACTTTACGTCGTGACGATATTGATTATCAGGTCTTTGTTTTGAATGTGAGACAAGGCTCTGGCGATAGACAACCTACATTTGCAGATAGTACATTGGTGACTTATACAGGTTCTCTGTTAAATGGCTCTGTATTTGACACTAGTGTAAATCCTGTCTGGTTGGATTTACCTGGATCTAGTACCACGTTTGGGGTCGTGGACGGATTTGCGGCTGGCATAGAAGGTTTTAATGATGCGACCACCACCATTGCAAATCCTGATGGTACCGTTAGTTTTAGAAATGGCGGTATTGGTGCCATGTTCATTCCTTCAGGATTGGGTTACTTTAGTTCTAGTCCAGTTGGGATACCACCTTATTCACCGTTGATTTTTACCTTCCAATTGCGCCGGGTAAAATTCACTGACCACGACGGCGATGGAATTCTTTCTATTTACGAAGACCTCAATGGAGACAAAGATTTAAGATCTGCTGGATTCTTGGATAATACAGATAGAGACTTTAATCAAAATCGTTTGCCTTTATACAATTATATAGATAGAGACGATGATGGAGATGGTATCTTAACCAAAGATGAAAATCCTGACCCTAATGGCGACGGTAATCCTAATGACGCATTAGATACGGATGGTGACGGGATTCCTGATTACTTAGATAATAGGACAGAGGTCTAA
- a CDS encoding transketolase family protein, translating into MKTYTNTGSKDTRSGFGAGLAELGKSNENVVALCADLTGSLKMNAFADAHPDRFFQVGIAEANMIGIAAGMTIGGKIPFTGTFANFSTGRVYDQIRQSVAYSDKNVKICASHSGLTLGEDGATHQILEDIGLMKMLPGMTVINTCDYNQTKAATLAIADHHGPVYLRFGRPKVANFTPEDGEFHIGKAVHLQEGTDVTIVATGHLVWEALEAAKELHEKGISADVINIHTIKPLDEEAIINSVKKTGCIVTAEEHNYMGGLGESVARTLAQHLPTPQEFVATQDTFGESGTPDQLLEKYGLNAENIAAKAMAVIKRKK; encoded by the coding sequence ATGAAGACATATACAAATACAGGAAGTAAGGATACGAGAAGTGGTTTTGGCGCCGGTCTGGCAGAACTGGGAAAATCGAACGAAAATGTCGTTGCCCTTTGTGCCGACTTGACCGGATCACTTAAAATGAACGCCTTTGCAGATGCTCATCCAGACCGATTTTTTCAGGTTGGAATTGCAGAAGCGAATATGATAGGGATTGCCGCTGGTATGACCATAGGCGGTAAAATTCCGTTTACGGGAACTTTTGCCAATTTCTCCACCGGTCGTGTCTATGACCAGATAAGACAAAGTGTGGCCTACTCTGACAAGAATGTCAAAATCTGTGCTTCTCACTCTGGTTTAACGTTAGGTGAAGATGGCGCTACGCACCAAATTCTAGAAGATATAGGCTTGATGAAAATGTTGCCTGGAATGACGGTGATCAATACCTGTGATTACAATCAAACCAAAGCTGCAACTCTTGCGATTGCAGATCATCATGGACCGGTTTATTTAAGATTCGGTCGCCCTAAAGTGGCTAACTTCACGCCAGAAGATGGTGAATTCCACATTGGGAAAGCAGTTCACCTTCAAGAAGGTACCGATGTTACTATTGTTGCTACTGGACACTTAGTTTGGGAAGCACTGGAAGCTGCCAAGGAACTTCATGAAAAAGGGATTAGTGCAGATGTTATCAATATTCACACGATCAAACCATTGGATGAAGAAGCTATTATCAATTCAGTTAAGAAAACAGGATGTATCGTCACTGCAGAGGAGCATAATTACATGGGCGGTTTAGGCGAGAGCGTAGCCAGAACACTTGCGCAGCACTTGCCGACACCTCAAGAATTTGTAGCTACTCAAGACACTTTTGGTGAGAGCGGCACGCCTGACCAATTGCTTGAAAAATATGGCTTGAATGCAGAGAATATTGCTGCTAAAGCTATGGCTGTTATCAAGCGCAAGAAGTAA
- a CDS encoding transketolase, producing MADIQHLKDLVSQVRRDIVRQVHAVNSGHPGGSLGCTEFIVALYNEIMDHDPSFQMDGKNEDLFFLSNGHISPVFYSVLAHAGYFPKEELSTFRKLDSRLQGHPTTHEGLPGVRIASGSLGQGMSVGIGAAHSKKLNGDDKTVFTLHGDGELQEGQNWEAIMYASANHVDNLVATIDVNGQQIDGSTDSVLALGDLRMKFEAFGWEVVTVSKGNDLEAVIAGIKEAISLSRKRKPVCILLHTVMGHGVDFMMGSHEWHGIAPNDEQLADALSQNPETLGDY from the coding sequence ATGGCTGATATACAGCACTTAAAAGATTTAGTATCGCAGGTACGTCGCGACATCGTTCGTCAAGTCCACGCGGTAAATAGTGGACATCCAGGTGGATCACTAGGTTGCACGGAGTTTATCGTGGCACTTTACAATGAGATCATGGATCATGATCCATCCTTCCAGATGGACGGTAAGAACGAGGATCTTTTCTTCTTATCCAATGGTCACATCTCGCCCGTGTTCTATAGTGTTTTAGCCCATGCGGGCTATTTCCCTAAAGAGGAGTTAAGCACCTTCCGCAAGTTGGATTCCCGTTTACAGGGTCACCCAACGACCCATGAAGGCCTTCCAGGCGTTAGAATCGCAAGCGGTTCGCTAGGTCAAGGAATGAGTGTAGGAATAGGCGCTGCACACTCCAAAAAACTCAATGGTGATGACAAAACCGTTTTTACCCTTCACGGTGATGGTGAATTACAGGAAGGTCAAAACTGGGAAGCCATTATGTATGCTAGTGCAAATCATGTGGACAATCTCGTTGCTACCATTGATGTCAATGGACAGCAAATTGACGGTAGTACCGACAGTGTATTGGCTCTAGGAGATCTACGCATGAAGTTTGAGGCCTTCGGCTGGGAAGTTGTCACCGTTTCTAAAGGTAACGACCTTGAGGCTGTTATTGCAGGAATCAAGGAAGCTATCTCGCTTTCGCGAAAGCGTAAACCCGTATGCATCCTACTCCATACCGTTATGGGTCATGGCGTAGACTTTATGATGGGATCCCATGAGTGGCATGGTATCGCTCCCAACGACGAACAACTCGCCGATGCGCTGAGCCAGAACCCTGAAACACTGGGCGACTACTAA
- the tgt gene encoding tRNA guanosine(34) transglycosylase Tgt, with translation MKFDLLQTDANSQARAGVVHTDHGAIETPIFMPVGTVGTVKGVHQRELKEEVNPDIILANTYHLYLRPGTEVLEKAGGLHQFMNWDRPILTDSGGYQVYSLSANRKIKEEGVKFKSHIDGSYHTFTPERAMDIQRSIGADIIMAFDECTPYPCEFNYARRSMHMTHRWLKRCIEHFNNTPDKYGFTQTLFPIIQGSTYPELRQQSAEFVANCDMDANAIGGLSVGEPAEEMYAMTDVVTAILPKDKPRYLMGVGTPINLLENVALGIDMFDCVMPTRNGRNGMIFTANGSINIKNKKWEMDFSPLDDGAYAWVDTEYSKAYVRHLFTVNEMLGRQICTIHNLAFYLWLMREARKHILAGDFRAWKDQMVKQMDNRL, from the coding sequence ATGAAATTTGACTTACTACAAACTGATGCAAACAGCCAGGCTAGAGCAGGTGTGGTGCATACAGATCACGGTGCGATAGAGACACCTATATTTATGCCTGTAGGTACAGTTGGTACCGTAAAAGGCGTACATCAAAGGGAATTGAAGGAAGAAGTGAATCCAGATATTATTCTGGCTAACACCTATCACCTCTATTTAAGACCAGGAACTGAGGTTCTTGAAAAAGCTGGTGGACTGCACCAGTTCATGAATTGGGATCGTCCTATCTTGACTGATTCTGGAGGATACCAGGTTTATTCCTTGAGTGCCAATAGAAAAATCAAGGAAGAAGGTGTGAAATTCAAATCCCACATTGATGGTTCCTATCACACTTTTACTCCAGAGCGTGCCATGGATATTCAGCGCTCCATAGGTGCAGACATTATCATGGCTTTTGACGAGTGTACTCCTTATCCATGCGAGTTCAATTATGCACGTCGCAGTATGCACATGACGCATCGATGGTTGAAAAGGTGTATTGAGCATTTCAATAACACACCAGATAAATATGGGTTTACCCAGACATTGTTTCCCATCATTCAAGGAAGTACTTACCCAGAATTAAGACAGCAAAGCGCCGAGTTTGTAGCCAATTGTGATATGGATGCCAATGCCATAGGTGGATTGTCCGTTGGTGAACCAGCAGAGGAAATGTATGCCATGACTGATGTAGTCACCGCTATACTTCCTAAGGACAAACCGCGTTATCTTATGGGTGTAGGAACACCCATCAACCTACTCGAGAATGTCGCCCTTGGAATCGATATGTTTGATTGTGTGATGCCTACCAGAAATGGTAGAAACGGCATGATTTTTACAGCTAATGGAAGCATCAATATCAAGAACAAAAAATGGGAAATGGATTTCAGTCCATTGGATGATGGCGCTTACGCTTGGGTGGATACAGAATACTCCAAAGCTTATGTTAGACATCTATTTACCGTAAATGAAATGTTAGGTAGGCAAATATGTACGATTCATAACCTGGCTTTCTATTTGTGGTTGATGCGTGAGGCTCGCAAACATATACTTGCGGGAGATTTTAGAGCCTGGAAAGATCAAATGGTAAAACAAATGGATAATAGACTGTAG
- a CDS encoding LptF/LptG family permease, with translation MFSILDRYILKRYLGSFFLLLLLFLPIMVTVHVAEKIGKIISNEVPFLEVILYLGDFTMYFTNFLFPIFLFISTMFFTSKLANNTEVIAFLSSGVSFNRFLRPYIIGATLICGLALLLSAIFVPQAASGFNEFQQQYFRKGDASETTNVFRQINDNDFVYVSNYQPSRQTGFDFTLEHFEDDELKYKIYANRIAFQDSVYVLSQYKKRIILEDREIIHEKNRLDTIFDFDIDELTPTKFIAETKSYTDLNEFIALEEKRGNANMNIYYVEKYKRISIPVSAFIFTIIAVAVSSVKKRGGMGTNLAIGIVIAMVYMFLDKVFGTIAEKSTFNPWIAVWTPNIFFAIVALFLLRNARR, from the coding sequence GTGTTTAGCATACTGGATAGATACATATTAAAAAGATATCTAGGGAGTTTCTTCCTGTTGTTATTGCTATTCCTGCCTATCATGGTAACAGTCCATGTCGCCGAAAAAATTGGAAAGATTATTTCTAATGAAGTTCCTTTTCTTGAGGTGATTCTATATCTGGGAGATTTCACCATGTATTTTACGAATTTCCTGTTTCCCATTTTCCTATTTATATCCACTATGTTTTTTACCTCAAAGTTGGCTAACAATACAGAGGTTATAGCATTTTTGAGTTCTGGTGTTTCCTTCAATAGGTTTTTACGTCCATATATTATAGGAGCTACCTTGATCTGCGGTTTGGCGCTATTACTCAGCGCTATTTTTGTGCCTCAGGCAGCCTCAGGATTTAATGAATTCCAACAACAATATTTTAGAAAAGGTGATGCCTCAGAAACGACAAATGTTTTTAGACAAATCAACGATAATGATTTTGTTTATGTGAGCAATTATCAGCCTTCACGCCAGACAGGTTTTGACTTTACGCTGGAACATTTTGAGGATGATGAACTCAAATACAAAATCTACGCAAACAGGATCGCATTTCAGGACAGTGTCTATGTGTTGAGCCAGTATAAAAAGAGGATTATCCTTGAAGATCGCGAGATCATCCATGAGAAAAATCGATTGGATACCATCTTTGATTTTGATATTGACGAGCTCACTCCAACTAAGTTTATCGCAGAAACCAAATCCTACACAGATCTCAATGAATTTATCGCTCTTGAAGAAAAACGCGGTAATGCCAATATGAACATTTATTATGTCGAGAAATACAAGCGTATCTCCATACCAGTAAGTGCCTTTATTTTTACAATTATAGCCGTAGCCGTATCATCTGTGAAAAAACGTGGTGGTATGGGAACCAATCTTGCGATAGGTATCGTGATTGCCATGGTATACATGTTTCTAGATAAGGTTTTTGGGACCATTGCGGAAAAGAGCACCTTCAATCCATGGATTGCCGTATGGACGCCGAATATATTTTTTGCTATCGTAGCATTATTCCTATTGAGAAATGCGAGACGATAA
- a CDS encoding DMT family transporter, which yields MRDDKLLNYLHLHFIVFIWGFTAVLGALISIESIPLVWWRMLLAVILIFIYMKIMRIPLQFKGVNALPRKRILGFVGAGIVIALHWVTFFGAIKESNVSVTLAMLSTGAFFTAILEPLFTSKKFVGYEVIFGVIIIAALYYIFKVETQYVTGMILGLISAVLSATFSIINVKWAKEHPPSLISIYELASGVGFISFYFLVFPSDFVGPLVLTSYDWLWIGILASFCTAYAFIASVKVMKFLSAYTVMLTINLEPVYGIFLAFLILGDAEQMTPEFYAGAGVILAVILTNGILKNRRNRRKKKELKIHA from the coding sequence ATGCGAGACGATAAATTACTTAATTACCTACATCTTCATTTCATAGTTTTCATTTGGGGATTCACGGCCGTTCTAGGAGCGCTCATTTCTATTGAAAGTATCCCGTTGGTATGGTGGCGCATGTTGCTGGCGGTCATTTTGATTTTTATCTACATGAAAATCATGCGCATACCGTTACAGTTCAAAGGTGTCAACGCTTTACCGCGCAAACGCATTCTGGGTTTTGTAGGCGCAGGAATTGTCATTGCGCTGCATTGGGTGACCTTTTTTGGAGCTATCAAGGAAAGCAATGTAAGTGTCACGCTGGCCATGTTAAGTACAGGAGCCTTTTTTACTGCTATACTGGAACCTTTGTTCACCTCAAAAAAGTTCGTAGGGTATGAAGTCATCTTTGGTGTGATTATTATCGCGGCGCTCTATTACATTTTTAAAGTAGAAACCCAGTATGTCACTGGGATGATATTGGGACTGATAAGCGCGGTATTGAGTGCCACTTTTTCCATCATCAATGTAAAATGGGCCAAAGAGCATCCGCCATCATTGATCAGTATTTATGAATTGGCCAGCGGTGTTGGATTCATAAGTTTTTACTTTCTTGTTTTTCCATCAGACTTTGTAGGGCCATTGGTTTTGACAAGTTATGACTGGTTGTGGATAGGCATATTAGCTAGTTTCTGTACGGCGTACGCATTTATAGCCAGCGTTAAGGTCATGAAGTTTTTGAGTGCTTATACCGTCATGCTCACCATCAACCTAGAACCTGTGTATGGAATTTTTCTTGCCTTTCTCATTCTAGGCGATGCAGAGCAAATGACGCCAGAGTTCTACGCGGGCGCTGGTGTAATTCTGGCAGTAATCCTAACGAATGGCATCCTAAAAAATCGACGTAACCGCCGCAAAAAGAAAGAATTGAAGATTCACGCTTGA